From Candidatus Manganitrophus morganii, the proteins below share one genomic window:
- a CDS encoding Wzz/FepE/Etk N-terminal domain-containing protein: MEQKTKTLRDYLHFVRRRRWQMLVPIILLMIVGVSIAYSLSPVYRSTATILIEEQEVPTDLVRSTVTSYADQRIQTIKHQVMSRSTLLKVIDQYSLYPQLRGKATTEALLKRFADDVRIEVISADVVDRRTGQQTRATIAFTLAYDGETPPLAQMVANELTSLFLAENLRTRERSAQETTAFLQKEAENLSGRIETLEKKIAEFKHQAGGALPELNQVNIQLINQFDRELLNADREIRSLEDRKIYLEGQLATLKPNTPMISADGERILDTEERLKALRAQYVSSSALLSSNHPDMIKMKREIEALEKSAGESSAADVLFKKLTEERTNLAALTERFGEKHPDVLRARRIVASLEDEIRRTRPEKKVEVAPENPAYILIQAQLASTLNDLKSMRSTQASLKQRVTEIAVRLEKTPMLEGQYLDLTRDRDNSVQKYHEIRSKLLEARVAEGLEADRKAERFSLIDPPALPERPEKPNRPAILLLTMVFAMIGGIGYGAAVESLDHAVYTAEQIWDLTEVSPLAVVPYIQNKEDTWRQGKKRGWSLWGGVLSAVLLVSLIHFFWFPLDVIWYAALRKLGLE, translated from the coding sequence ATGGAACAAAAGACAAAAACCCTCAGAGATTATCTCCATTTTGTACGGCGCCGGAGATGGCAGATGTTGGTCCCGATCATTCTGCTCATGATCGTCGGAGTGAGCATCGCTTATTCACTCTCCCCGGTCTACCGCTCGACGGCGACCATCTTGATTGAAGAACAAGAGGTCCCGACCGATCTGGTCCGATCGACCGTAACCAGCTATGCCGACCAAAGAATCCAGACGATCAAACATCAGGTCATGAGCCGGTCGACGCTTCTGAAGGTGATCGATCAGTACAGCCTTTATCCGCAGCTTCGCGGAAAAGCAACCACAGAGGCATTGCTGAAACGATTTGCCGATGATGTCCGGATCGAGGTGATCAGCGCCGATGTGGTCGATCGGAGAACGGGCCAACAGACCCGCGCCACCATCGCCTTTACGCTCGCCTACGACGGAGAGACCCCGCCGCTTGCGCAAATGGTCGCGAACGAGCTGACGAGCCTCTTTCTTGCCGAAAATCTTCGAACCCGGGAGCGGAGCGCCCAAGAGACGACCGCCTTCCTCCAAAAGGAGGCGGAGAACTTGTCCGGCCGAATCGAAACACTCGAAAAAAAGATCGCGGAGTTTAAACATCAAGCGGGCGGAGCCCTCCCGGAGCTGAACCAAGTCAACATTCAACTCATAAACCAATTTGATCGCGAGCTGCTCAATGCCGATCGGGAGATACGCAGCCTGGAGGATCGAAAGATCTATCTGGAGGGTCAACTTGCGACCCTCAAACCGAACACGCCGATGATCTCCGCCGACGGCGAGCGGATTTTGGATACGGAAGAGCGGCTCAAAGCCCTTCGGGCGCAGTATGTGAGCAGCAGCGCACTCCTCTCTTCAAACCATCCCGATATGATCAAGATGAAGCGGGAGATTGAAGCCCTCGAAAAGTCAGCGGGGGAGTCCTCCGCCGCTGATGTTCTCTTTAAAAAATTAACCGAGGAGCGAACGAATCTGGCCGCGCTGACGGAGCGGTTTGGGGAGAAACATCCCGATGTCCTCCGCGCCCGGAGAATCGTCGCTTCTCTTGAGGACGAAATCCGCCGGACCCGTCCCGAAAAAAAAGTAGAGGTCGCGCCGGAGAATCCCGCGTACATTTTGATCCAAGCGCAGCTTGCCTCGACCCTCAACGATTTAAAGTCGATGCGGTCGACGCAGGCGAGCCTCAAACAACGGGTCACGGAAATCGCCGTACGGTTGGAGAAGACCCCCATGTTGGAGGGGCAATATCTTGATCTCACGCGCGACCGGGACAACTCCGTCCAAAAGTATCATGAGATCCGCTCGAAACTTCTGGAGGCGAGGGTTGCCGAAGGGTTGGAGGCGGACCGGAAAGCGGAGCGCTTCTCCCTGATCGATCCGCCGGCGCTTCCGGAGCGCCCGGAAAAACCGAATCGTCCGGCCATTCTCCTTTTAACGATGGTCTTTGCGATGATCGGCGGCATCGGGTATGGCGCGGCCGTGGAAAGCCTCGATCATGCCGTCTACACGGCCGAGCAGATTTGGGATCTCACCGAGGTTTCCCCCTTGGCTGTGGTGCCCTATATTCAGAACAAAGAGGACACATGGCGGCAAGGCAAGAAAAGGGGTTGGTCGCTTTGGGGCGGGGTCCTCTCAGCGGTTCTGCTCGTGAGCCTTATCCATTTTTTCTGGTTTCCGTTGGATGTGATCTGGTATGCTGCGCTAAGAAAGTTGGGTCTGGAATAA
- a CDS encoding polysaccharide biosynthesis/export family protein: MKKHSVWMVLIFVGFFRVFSVSAQEGVAGPGYLIGPEDVLHISVWRDESLTRQVVVRPDGMISFPLVGDIRAEERTVDEIKNELIRRLAPFMPNATVSVAVEKINSYKIYVLGKVNRPGEYLVGRPTDILQALSLAGGLTPYAAENNIRLVRREKGGQKSAIFRYGEVVKGENLEQNIVLKRGDVVIVP, from the coding sequence ATGAAAAAACATTCGGTCTGGATGGTTCTTATATTTGTAGGTTTTTTTCGGGTTTTCTCCGTTTCCGCCCAGGAAGGGGTGGCCGGTCCGGGATATCTCATCGGGCCGGAGGATGTGCTCCATATCTCGGTCTGGAGAGACGAAAGCTTGACCCGTCAAGTAGTGGTCCGGCCGGACGGAATGATCTCTTTCCCTTTGGTCGGCGATATTCGAGCGGAAGAGAGAACGGTAGATGAAATAAAAAACGAGCTGATCCGGCGTCTTGCGCCGTTTATGCCGAACGCGACCGTTTCCGTGGCCGTTGAGAAGATCAACAGCTACAAAATCTACGTGCTCGGAAAAGTGAATCGTCCCGGAGAGTATCTGGTGGGGCGTCCGACCGATATCCTTCAGGCGCTCAGCTTGGCGGGGGGATTAACCCCCTATGCCGCGGAAAATAATATCCGACTCGTCCGTCGGGAAAAAGGGGGCCAGAAAAGCGCCATCTTTCGTTATGGCGAGGTTGTGAAAGGGGAGAATTTGGAGCAAAATATCGTCCTGAAACGGGGTGATGTGGTGATTGTGCCGTGA
- a CDS encoding tetratricopeptide repeat protein → MKGNKIRWIWVFSLLIVLVGCGGPEVRKAKYTARAQQYIQEENWPKARVALRNVLKIDPNDSEATYLVALVEEKEKNWLNAFRYYLKVVDLNPDHRAALVKLGRFYMEGGATDRVVEIAERILAKHPGDPAAEVLQAGVRIKKGEKAEALAQLEQLVRKYPGEPDPVSFLAALYIDGNRLAEAEKLFRQAVEKNPKSVVLLNNLGNTLVRLGRSEETEEILHRIIEMEPKVFQHRLRLAAFYRSRNDLDKAESNLREAVQLDPESEERRLVLAEFITTSRNLQEGEKVFLEARKALSRSMKIRFALGRFYEETEQPSKARTIYQEVVDEEGNRPAALDAKVKLATLDLAEGKKDAAEKRLNEVLKENPRSSEALLLRGKMALAKEEEKEAVQAFRSVLKDQPQRSDIQALLGEAYYLEGESTLARESLEKAVLLNPQEISAVRRLAQLDGVEGRRKEGRRRLESIVAKTPDDLESLQLLMHAQLADHDFRAAESTLTKLRAATDHSFIIGMAEGDFHQAKKNWEPATAAFERAAASRPDSLDPLLALVRIELSRGNGDPALRRLQKVIAAQPDHPFAHGMLGEVLLTKGRFEEAEAAFETANRIKPDWVAPWLNRASLQRAQKDLPGAISLLETGQKANPKSTELRLLLASILNETGEVDRAIQLYESVLKDQPKSVVAANNLAILLADHKGDPKSLERALALSRDFEKYASSNELLDTLGWVYTKTGQSKEAVRLLRQVVDRAPNHPLFQYHLGVAYYKVGESMKAKEALTRAIQSGKPFPGLEEAKSILAETKG, encoded by the coding sequence ATGAAGGGCAATAAAATAAGATGGATTTGGGTATTCTCCTTGTTGATTGTCCTGGTCGGCTGCGGCGGACCCGAGGTGAGAAAAGCCAAGTATACAGCGCGGGCGCAGCAGTATATTCAGGAGGAAAATTGGCCGAAGGCGCGGGTGGCCTTACGCAATGTCCTGAAGATCGATCCGAACGACTCCGAGGCGACTTATTTGGTCGCCCTGGTGGAGGAAAAGGAGAAGAATTGGCTCAATGCGTTTCGATATTACCTGAAGGTCGTCGATTTGAATCCGGACCACCGGGCGGCGCTCGTTAAGCTTGGACGGTTTTACATGGAAGGGGGAGCGACCGATCGGGTGGTGGAGATCGCGGAGAGAATTTTGGCAAAACATCCCGGAGACCCTGCGGCGGAGGTTCTTCAGGCCGGTGTACGCATCAAAAAAGGAGAAAAAGCCGAGGCGCTGGCGCAGCTGGAACAGTTGGTTCGTAAATATCCGGGGGAGCCCGACCCGGTCAGCTTTTTGGCCGCCCTCTATATTGATGGAAATCGTTTAGCGGAAGCGGAGAAACTTTTCCGGCAGGCGGTGGAAAAAAATCCGAAAAGCGTTGTCCTGTTGAATAATCTTGGAAATACGCTGGTCCGCTTGGGACGTTCGGAAGAGACGGAGGAGATCCTTCACCGAATTATCGAGATGGAGCCGAAAGTCTTCCAACATCGGCTGAGATTGGCGGCGTTCTACCGCTCCCGGAATGATCTGGATAAAGCGGAGTCCAACTTAAGGGAAGCGGTTCAACTCGACCCGGAGAGTGAAGAGCGGCGGTTGGTTTTGGCGGAGTTCATCACGACCAGTCGAAATCTTCAAGAAGGGGAGAAGGTGTTTCTGGAAGCGAGGAAAGCCTTATCGCGATCGATGAAGATCCGCTTTGCCCTGGGTCGGTTTTACGAAGAAACGGAACAGCCGTCTAAAGCCCGGACGATTTATCAGGAGGTGGTCGATGAAGAGGGAAACCGCCCCGCGGCGTTGGACGCAAAGGTAAAGTTGGCGACGCTCGACTTGGCCGAAGGCAAGAAAGACGCGGCCGAAAAACGCCTGAACGAGGTTCTTAAAGAGAACCCTCGGTCTTCGGAAGCGCTGCTTCTTCGGGGGAAGATGGCGCTGGCGAAGGAAGAGGAAAAAGAGGCGGTGCAGGCATTCCGCAGTGTTCTCAAGGATCAACCGCAGCGCTCGGATATCCAAGCCCTGTTGGGGGAGGCTTATTATCTTGAGGGCGAGTCGACACTGGCGCGCGAGAGTTTGGAGAAGGCGGTTCTGCTGAATCCACAAGAAATCAGCGCTGTCCGGAGATTGGCCCAACTGGATGGGGTCGAAGGTCGCCGTAAGGAGGGACGCCGACGGCTGGAATCGATCGTCGCGAAAACGCCTGACGATCTGGAGTCGCTCCAGCTGTTAATGCACGCTCAGCTGGCCGATCACGATTTTCGTGCGGCCGAATCAACCTTGACGAAGCTCCGGGCGGCAACGGACCATTCATTCATCATTGGAATGGCGGAGGGGGATTTTCACCAGGCGAAGAAGAATTGGGAACCGGCGACCGCTGCATTTGAACGCGCTGCAGCATCCCGGCCCGATTCACTCGATCCCCTCTTAGCTTTGGTTCGGATCGAATTGAGCCGGGGAAATGGGGATCCGGCGTTACGGCGTCTTCAAAAAGTGATCGCGGCGCAACCGGATCATCCTTTTGCTCATGGAATGCTGGGAGAGGTCCTTTTAACGAAAGGCCGGTTCGAAGAAGCGGAAGCGGCTTTCGAGACCGCCAACCGAATCAAGCCCGATTGGGTCGCCCCCTGGCTAAACCGGGCGAGTCTTCAGCGCGCTCAGAAGGATCTTCCCGGAGCGATATCACTTCTAGAGACCGGACAGAAGGCAAATCCGAAATCGACGGAGCTGCGGCTTCTTCTTGCTTCTATTTTGAATGAGACCGGAGAAGTCGATCGGGCGATTCAACTTTATGAATCGGTTTTGAAGGATCAACCGAAATCGGTCGTGGCGGCCAATAACCTGGCGATCCTCTTGGCCGATCACAAAGGGGATCCGAAGAGTCTCGAACGCGCCCTGGCGTTGAGCCGGGATTTTGAAAAGTATGCCTCGAGCAATGAACTGCTCGATACCCTCGGATGGGTCTACACCAAGACGGGACAGTCGAAAGAAGCGGTTCGCTTGCTGCGGCAAGTGGTCGACAGGGCTCCGAATCATCCGCTCTTTCAGTACCATCTCGGGGTCGCTTATTATAAGGTGGGAGAGTCGATGAAGGCGAAAGAGGCATTGACCAGAGCGATTCAATCTGGAAAGCCGTTTCCCGGTTTAGAAGAGGCCAAGTCGATCTTGGCAGAAACGAAGGGGTAG
- a CDS encoding undecaprenyl/decaprenyl-phosphate alpha-N-acetylglucosaminyl 1-phosphate transferase, which translates to MVINLFFVFVSSLVICMGLIPFLIKGAAYFNVLDLPGGRKMHSAPIARVGGIAFAAGALASILIWVPVDRIIFAYLGGAAIIIFFGVMDDRINLDFKLKLLAQLIAAAFVIGVGEIRLSTLPFLEEIILPIWLGLPLTILLLVGVTNAINLSDGLDGLAGGLSLLSLGGMAYLAFLSDDALVLSISLSVMGGILGFLRFNTYPARIFMGDGGSQFLGYSVGVAAILLTDPGRGGYSPLVVLMIIGLPILDTISVMGQRRVEGRSLFSADRNHLHHKLLTIGFFHHEAVTLIYGFQAVMVSLAVLFYWRGEAEIAIALTLLTLLFFSLIVLAGRGRLKFRRIDREEPFADAPILKEQESRPLNDLPTHLLGIGISLFLIVSVFIPRQVPIDFGLMAIALFGLLLVGLWFFQRSAPLLVRLGLYVGGTFVVYLSEGAPPSGNWPIHTILNLFFVFAAVLVFVSIQLNREKPFQTTPLDYLVLFVSLVAPALPGMRIGEVPIGLMGGKLIVLFFAYELLLSRLSARLTQWGLVALWALLVLGVRAWMV; encoded by the coding sequence ATGGTGATTAATCTCTTTTTTGTCTTTGTTTCCTCGTTGGTCATTTGTATGGGGCTGATCCCTTTTTTAATTAAAGGAGCGGCCTATTTCAATGTCCTCGACCTGCCGGGAGGAAGGAAGATGCATTCGGCTCCGATCGCCCGAGTCGGAGGAATCGCGTTTGCAGCAGGCGCCCTGGCGTCGATTCTCATTTGGGTGCCGGTCGATCGGATCATCTTTGCTTATTTAGGCGGTGCCGCGATCATTATTTTCTTCGGTGTGATGGATGACCGGATCAATCTTGATTTTAAGCTCAAGCTTTTGGCCCAACTGATCGCGGCGGCATTCGTGATTGGGGTCGGGGAGATCCGTCTGAGCACCCTCCCCTTTTTAGAAGAGATCATCCTGCCGATTTGGCTCGGTTTACCGCTGACGATCCTCCTCTTGGTGGGGGTTACAAATGCAATCAACCTCTCGGATGGATTGGACGGCCTTGCGGGAGGGCTCTCTCTGTTAAGCCTCGGCGGGATGGCCTATCTCGCCTTTCTGTCGGACGATGCCCTTGTCCTTTCGATCTCTTTGTCGGTGATGGGAGGAATTTTGGGATTTTTGCGGTTCAATACCTATCCGGCACGGATTTTCATGGGGGACGGAGGGAGTCAATTTCTTGGTTATTCAGTCGGGGTGGCGGCGATTCTGCTGACCGATCCGGGACGGGGGGGGTATAGCCCGCTGGTGGTGCTGATGATTATCGGATTGCCGATTCTCGATACGATCAGCGTGATGGGGCAGCGGCGGGTAGAGGGCCGCTCCCTTTTCTCGGCCGACCGAAACCACCTCCATCACAAGTTATTGACGATCGGTTTTTTTCACCATGAAGCGGTCACGTTAATCTATGGGTTTCAGGCGGTGATGGTCAGCTTGGCCGTTCTTTTCTACTGGCGCGGGGAGGCGGAGATTGCGATTGCATTGACCCTTTTGACCCTCCTTTTTTTCTCCCTGATCGTTCTGGCCGGACGGGGTCGGCTGAAATTTCGTCGAATCGATCGGGAGGAGCCGTTCGCGGACGCTCCGATTTTGAAAGAACAAGAGAGCCGCCCCTTGAACGACCTTCCGACCCACCTTTTGGGGATCGGTATTTCCCTCTTTTTGATCGTCAGCGTTTTTATTCCAAGGCAAGTGCCGATCGATTTCGGCCTGATGGCGATCGCCCTTTTTGGATTGTTGCTGGTGGGACTTTGGTTTTTTCAGCGATCGGCGCCGCTTTTGGTTCGGCTGGGGCTTTATGTCGGGGGAACCTTCGTCGTTTATTTAAGCGAAGGCGCCCCCCCGTCGGGCAATTGGCCGATCCATACGATTTTAAATCTCTTCTTTGTTTTTGCGGCGGTGCTGGTCTTCGTCAGTATTCAGCTGAACCGGGAGAAACCGTTTCAAACGACCCCGCTCGACTATCTGGTTCTTTTTGTGTCGCTGGTGGCGCCGGCGCTTCCCGGAATGCGAATCGGCGAGGTTCCGATCGGCTTGATGGGGGGGAAATTGATCGTTTTATTTTTTGCTTACGAGCTGTTGTTAAGCCGTCTCTCGGCGCGGCTGACCCAATGGGGTCTGGTGGCCCTTTGGGCGCTTCTGGTGCTGGGGGTTCGGGCCTGGATGGTCTGA
- the xrtD gene encoding VPLPA-CTERM-specific exosortase XrtD has translation MKSIRLPWNPEGSQRLFWWGAALPALLLGIIYSNGIAYMVHKWYADENYGHGFFVPLISLYLIWQQRHRLREKRLQGSWWGVPVLLIGVGLYFIGELATIYVVVHLSLWVVLIGLTLAAIGGEGMRIITFPLFYLLAMIPLPDFLYQGLSGWLQLVSSALGVGCLQVIGVTAFREGNVIDLGPIQLQVVEACSGLRYLFPLAALALICAYLFREKLWKRVLLFLSSFPIAIFLNGFRIGMTGLLVDLYGTQTAEGFFHSFSGWLLFVSSLSILFAEMWLLARIGAGKRKAFREWFGTGLDPVEASRLSATGSLQTALRPPPSTYLFSVALLVPVLFVSMQINAREEIVPSRESFTEFPMQVAAWSGKPLVMEEAYRDALRFDDYLLADYQSPERVPINLYVAYYGSQKKGQSAHSPRTCIPGGGWEITSLRTIRIDGEGAAIPPLWANRVLIQKGDQKQLVYYWFQQRGRILTNEYLVKFYLLWDAVTLNRTDGALVRLTAAISPGESESNVDDRLVGFARTVRPHLGRYIPDHIQPEDAFSPSPIVRTANGD, from the coding sequence ATGAAGTCGATCCGACTTCCATGGAATCCGGAGGGATCACAGCGTCTCTTTTGGTGGGGCGCGGCGCTGCCGGCGCTGTTGCTCGGAATCATTTACAGCAACGGCATCGCCTATATGGTCCATAAGTGGTATGCCGACGAAAATTACGGCCACGGCTTTTTTGTTCCGTTGATCAGTCTCTATCTGATTTGGCAGCAGCGGCATCGTCTCCGGGAAAAAAGGCTTCAAGGGTCGTGGTGGGGGGTTCCCGTTCTCCTCATCGGAGTGGGGCTCTATTTCATCGGGGAGCTGGCCACCATTTACGTGGTGGTTCACCTCTCCCTTTGGGTCGTGCTGATCGGCCTCACCCTCGCCGCCATCGGAGGGGAGGGGATGCGGATCATCACCTTTCCCCTCTTTTATCTTTTGGCGATGATCCCGCTTCCCGATTTTCTCTATCAAGGTCTTTCAGGGTGGCTTCAATTGGTCTCTTCGGCCTTAGGGGTCGGCTGTCTTCAGGTCATCGGGGTGACCGCCTTTCGGGAAGGAAACGTGATCGATCTCGGACCGATCCAGCTTCAGGTGGTGGAGGCGTGCAGCGGGTTGCGTTATCTCTTTCCGTTGGCGGCCCTGGCGCTGATCTGCGCTTACCTTTTCCGTGAAAAGTTATGGAAGCGGGTGCTCCTCTTTCTTTCCAGTTTTCCGATTGCGATTTTCCTGAATGGATTCCGAATCGGAATGACCGGCCTGTTGGTCGACCTTTACGGAACGCAGACGGCGGAAGGATTTTTTCACAGTTTCTCGGGCTGGCTTCTTTTTGTCAGCAGCCTATCGATTCTTTTCGCCGAGATGTGGTTGCTCGCACGGATCGGCGCCGGAAAGCGAAAGGCGTTTCGAGAGTGGTTCGGAACCGGGCTCGATCCGGTCGAGGCGTCGCGCCTTTCCGCGACGGGCTCCCTTCAAACGGCGCTTCGCCCGCCGCCGTCAACGTATCTCTTCTCGGTCGCCTTATTGGTTCCGGTTCTCTTTGTCTCGATGCAGATCAATGCCCGTGAGGAAATCGTCCCTTCGCGCGAATCGTTCACCGAATTCCCGATGCAGGTGGCGGCCTGGAGCGGAAAACCGCTCGTGATGGAGGAAGCCTATCGCGACGCGCTTCGCTTCGATGATTATCTCCTGGCCGACTATCAGTCGCCGGAGCGGGTGCCGATTAATCTCTACGTCGCCTATTACGGCTCGCAGAAGAAGGGGCAGTCGGCCCATTCCCCCCGCACCTGCATCCCGGGAGGGGGATGGGAAATCACCTCGCTTCGGACGATTCGGATCGACGGGGAGGGAGCCGCGATCCCGCCGCTCTGGGCGAATCGGGTTTTGATCCAAAAGGGAGACCAAAAACAGCTCGTCTATTATTGGTTTCAACAGCGGGGGAGAATCTTGACGAACGAATACCTGGTCAAGTTTTATCTTCTCTGGGATGCCGTGACCCTGAATCGAACGGATGGGGCGTTGGTCCGACTGACCGCCGCGATCTCGCCGGGGGAGAGCGAATCAAACGTAGACGATCGTCTGGTCGGTTTTGCGAGAACCGTTCGACCTCACTTAGGCCGGTATATTCCGGATCACATTCAACCGGAAGACGCTTTTTCTCCGTCTCCCATCGTGCGGACAGCAAATGGTGATTAA
- a CDS encoding WecB/TagA/CpsF family glycosyltransferase: MKPRRIEILGVPTDCVDMSQAVARVETMIEGSRGEAVIAVNPEKVIKAQNDPFLLDQLRGAGLLIPDGIGVVFAARLLRLGRMSQVPGSELMPAICERAARKGYRIFLFGGSAEVNQRAGEVLRTRYPGLQIVGQQHGYLKEEEMGELVQQINASGAEILFVALGSPKQELWMARYLPQLSIKVCQGVGGTFDVLSGRVKRAPALFRKMHLEWFYRLASQPRRLIRQTALPKFAWLILREKIVR, translated from the coding sequence ATGAAACCGAGAAGGATCGAAATTCTGGGGGTTCCGACCGACTGTGTCGACATGAGTCAGGCGGTGGCGCGGGTGGAAACGATGATCGAGGGGAGCCGGGGGGAAGCGGTGATCGCGGTCAATCCTGAAAAGGTGATTAAGGCCCAGAACGATCCTTTTTTATTGGATCAATTACGCGGGGCCGGCCTTCTGATTCCGGACGGAATCGGCGTCGTCTTTGCGGCGCGTCTTCTTCGATTGGGCCGGATGAGTCAGGTCCCCGGCTCGGAGTTGATGCCGGCGATTTGTGAGCGGGCGGCCCGGAAGGGGTACCGAATTTTCCTTTTCGGCGGGAGCGCCGAGGTCAACCAACGGGCGGGAGAAGTTCTTCGCACGCGTTACCCAGGTCTGCAGATCGTCGGACAGCAGCATGGCTATTTAAAAGAAGAAGAGATGGGGGAACTGGTTCAACAAATCAATGCCTCCGGGGCGGAAATCCTCTTCGTCGCCCTGGGAAGTCCGAAGCAGGAGCTCTGGATGGCGCGCTACCTTCCGCAACTTTCCATTAAAGTCTGCCAAGGAGTCGGCGGAACGTTTGATGTTCTTTCGGGCCGGGTCAAACGGGCGCCCGCCTTGTTCAGGAAGATGCATCTGGAGTGGTTCTACCGGCTGGCCTCTCAGCCGCGCCGGTTGATTCGACAGACCGCCTTGCCGAAATTTGCTTGGTTGATCTTGAGGGAGAAGATCGTTCGATGA
- a CDS encoding heparinase II/III family protein, with translation MANLKWMVKRLRVMGPTEIAHRIGEQWTLKMMAARYRMGRGGIVSSEREFSRFEFCRGTAPKLPTLPIKMTDPEEIDRLLSGKIKIGDWRWQWRPEGAVWHEAPDTGKIWPRLFFGSISYRPGNQYGDIRIAWEPSRLQQLVGLGLLSKEASPEIGRQAAALLEAQFLSWIEANPFLTGIHYISAMECGLRLIAACHALDLVRDRLRDPESVWFALIRLIEEHASLIEKRLSVHSSVGNHTLSEAAGLIYAGVLFPEMRGADRWRGLGLSLLEKEADHQILPDGGGVEQAFHYLRFGVDLYQLVVALLIHQAQPIPPALREATQRGRRFLGAAADTKGRVPSIGDSDDGHALSPFLRFGSEEGIREGLTSFNEAGYSQIRSGQAVLRFDHGSLGMPPLCGHGHADALSVTLRIGENEFLIDPGTYSYADLKWRAYFRGTAAHNTVVVDRQDQAIQEAPFIWSNPFDAKVVQREVLDEGGIRLLASHPGYARCGVTHWRAVFFEPPGSWLIWDFLAGAGKHTLDLYWHLGVEPNRTGDVFLLSDSTQIVSLSAEGGALSLHRGETDPILGWRAPVYGSKEPITAIRVRHEGTLPHSFLTRIALGPVPTTGHSLKEALAALKEWIS, from the coding sequence ATGGCCAATCTCAAGTGGATGGTAAAACGGCTTCGCGTCATGGGCCCGACGGAGATCGCACATCGGATCGGAGAGCAGTGGACGTTGAAGATGATGGCGGCCCGTTATCGAATGGGGCGGGGCGGGATCGTTTCGTCGGAGCGGGAGTTTTCCCGTTTCGAATTTTGTAGGGGAACAGCGCCGAAGCTTCCGACGCTCCCCATCAAAATGACCGATCCTGAAGAGATCGATCGTCTCCTCTCCGGAAAAATCAAGATCGGAGACTGGCGCTGGCAGTGGCGCCCCGAAGGGGCCGTCTGGCATGAGGCCCCCGATACGGGGAAGATCTGGCCGAGGCTTTTTTTCGGATCGATTTCATACCGGCCCGGAAATCAATACGGGGATATTCGAATCGCATGGGAGCCTTCCCGGCTCCAGCAGTTGGTCGGATTAGGACTTCTTTCGAAAGAGGCTTCTCCCGAGATCGGCCGGCAGGCGGCCGCCCTTCTTGAAGCGCAATTCCTTTCTTGGATCGAGGCGAATCCGTTTTTGACGGGGATTCATTATATCTCCGCGATGGAGTGCGGCCTTCGCCTCATCGCGGCCTGCCACGCGCTCGATCTGGTTCGCGACCGATTGCGCGATCCTGAATCGGTTTGGTTCGCCCTGATTCGGTTGATCGAGGAACATGCGTCGCTCATCGAGAAGCGGCTTTCGGTCCACTCTTCCGTCGGAAACCATACCCTGTCCGAGGCGGCGGGACTGATCTATGCCGGCGTTCTTTTCCCGGAAATGCGAGGGGCGGATCGATGGCGGGGACTCGGTCTCTCCCTTTTGGAGAAAGAGGCCGATCATCAGATTCTTCCGGATGGGGGCGGGGTGGAGCAGGCCTTTCATTATCTTCGTTTTGGGGTCGATCTCTACCAGTTGGTGGTTGCACTTCTGATCCATCAAGCGCAGCCGATCCCGCCCGCCTTGCGGGAGGCGACGCAACGCGGCCGGCGGTTTCTCGGCGCCGCCGCCGACACGAAGGGACGCGTTCCCTCGATCGGCGACAGCGATGACGGTCATGCGCTCTCACCCTTCCTCCGTTTCGGTTCGGAAGAGGGGATTCGGGAAGGGCTGACCTCTTTTAATGAGGCCGGTTATTCTCAGATTCGAAGCGGCCAAGCCGTTCTTCGTTTTGACCATGGTTCCCTCGGCATGCCGCCGCTCTGCGGGCACGGTCATGCAGATGCCTTGTCGGTGACGCTCCGAATCGGAGAGAACGAATTCTTGATCGATCCGGGGACCTACAGCTATGCCGATCTGAAATGGCGGGCCTATTTCCGAGGGACCGCCGCCCACAATACCGTCGTCGTCGATCGGCAAGATCAAGCCATTCAGGAGGCCCCCTTTATCTGGTCCAATCCGTTTGATGCCAAGGTCGTTCAGCGCGAGGTGTTGGACGAAGGAGGGATACGGCTGTTGGCTTCGCATCCGGGATACGCGCGCTGCGGGGTGACACACTGGCGGGCGGTGTTTTTTGAACCGCCGGGGAGTTGGCTCATCTGGGATTTTCTTGCCGGCGCGGGAAAACATACGCTTGATCTTTATTGGCATCTCGGTGTAGAACCGAATCGAACCGGAGATGTCTTCCTCCTTTCCGATTCGACCCAAATCGTCTCGCTCTCGGCGGAGGGTGGGGCGCTCTCTCTCCATCGGGGGGAAACCGATCCGATCCTCGGATGGAGAGCGCCCGTCTACGGCAGTAAAGAACCGATCACAGCGATCCGCGTCAGGCACGAGGGGACCCTCCCGCATTCGTTCCTAACCCGTATTGCATTGGGACCGGTCCCCACGACCGGCCACTCCCTGAAAGAAGCCCTGGCAGCGTTAAAGGAGTGGATCTCATGA